One window of the Acaryochloris sp. CCMEE 5410 genome contains the following:
- the pyk gene encoding pyruvate kinase: protein MSLPETDRRTKIVATVGPAISKPDMLRAVIEAGATTLRLNFSHGTHDDHLRSIRLIRQLSYEMNQPVAILQDLQGPKIRLGKFADGPITLKNGDPFALTSQTIPGTQTSSMVTYSKLADEVSVGATILLDDGRVEMVVESVDTVSKTLHCRVVVGGKLSDSKGVNFPGVYLSVKALTDKDREDLQFGLTHGVDWIALSFVRNPADVIEIKEIIANAGKSTPVIAKIEKHEAITQMEEILSLCDGVMIARGDLGVELPAEDVPILQKRLIATANRLGIPVITATQMLDSMVNSPRPTRAEVSDVANAILDGTDAVMLSNEAAVGNYPVEAVATMAKIAERIDYEKNIQNRTALDTSETAIPSAISQAVGHIATQLKAKAILTFTKTGSTGRNVSKYRPNIPILAVTPHVEVARQLQMVWGVQPLLVLNLPSIDETLQASLNVAQEKGLVEEGDLVVVTAGTLQGVAGSTDFIKVEIVTAVMGQGTGIGNGSVSGLARVITASNGVKGFNRGDILVAKETDASHVDAIRKAAGIITEVGGMDSHAAVLGLRLRIPVIVGVENATRMIRDGTHLTLDMKKGLVYSGTMTSQAQS from the coding sequence GACCGACCGTCGTACTAAAATTGTGGCCACCGTAGGGCCAGCCATCTCCAAACCAGATATGCTGCGGGCGGTCATAGAAGCAGGAGCCACCACCCTCCGACTCAACTTTTCCCACGGCACCCATGACGATCATCTACGATCCATTCGTCTGATTCGGCAACTGTCCTATGAGATGAACCAGCCCGTTGCCATCCTGCAAGACCTGCAAGGGCCTAAAATTCGTCTTGGTAAATTCGCGGACGGCCCCATCACCCTCAAAAATGGTGATCCCTTTGCCCTTACCAGCCAGACCATCCCAGGCACTCAAACCAGCAGCATGGTCACATATTCCAAGTTGGCCGATGAAGTATCTGTAGGCGCTACAATTCTTCTGGATGATGGCCGCGTGGAGATGGTCGTTGAGTCCGTAGATACCGTTTCTAAGACCTTGCATTGTCGTGTGGTTGTGGGAGGGAAGCTGTCTGACTCCAAAGGCGTCAATTTCCCAGGGGTTTATTTATCCGTTAAGGCACTGACCGATAAAGATCGCGAAGATTTACAATTTGGCCTAACCCATGGTGTCGATTGGATTGCCCTGAGCTTTGTCCGCAACCCCGCCGACGTCATCGAGATCAAAGAAATCATCGCCAACGCGGGTAAATCCACTCCAGTCATTGCCAAGATCGAAAAACATGAAGCCATCACCCAGATGGAAGAGATTCTCAGCCTATGTGATGGGGTAATGATTGCTCGGGGTGACTTAGGGGTTGAGCTGCCTGCGGAGGATGTCCCGATTCTGCAAAAGCGGTTGATTGCCACGGCGAACCGTCTCGGCATTCCTGTGATTACGGCCACGCAGATGCTGGATAGCATGGTCAATTCCCCCAGACCCACGCGGGCAGAGGTCTCTGACGTGGCCAACGCCATTTTGGACGGCACTGATGCGGTGATGCTGTCCAATGAAGCCGCTGTCGGCAACTATCCTGTGGAAGCGGTGGCTACCATGGCCAAAATCGCGGAGCGGATTGATTATGAGAAAAATATTCAAAATCGTACTGCCCTAGACACCTCAGAAACTGCCATTCCCAGTGCCATTAGCCAAGCCGTTGGACATATCGCCACTCAGCTCAAAGCCAAAGCGATTCTCACCTTTACCAAAACTGGATCGACCGGACGCAACGTTTCCAAATATCGGCCCAATATTCCCATTCTGGCTGTGACGCCCCATGTAGAGGTCGCTCGTCAACTGCAAATGGTTTGGGGTGTACAGCCGTTGCTGGTTCTCAATTTGCCCTCCATTGATGAAACCCTACAAGCCTCTCTCAATGTGGCCCAGGAGAAAGGCTTAGTGGAAGAAGGCGACTTAGTGGTGGTGACTGCAGGCACCCTCCAGGGGGTCGCGGGGTCCACGGACTTTATCAAAGTCGAGATTGTCACTGCTGTCATGGGTCAGGGAACTGGCATTGGCAATGGCTCTGTGAGTGGCTTAGCTCGGGTCATTACAGCATCCAACGGCGTTAAAGGCTTTAATCGGGGCGATATTTTAGTCGCGAAGGAAACTGACGCTAGCCATGTCGATGCCATTCGCAAAGCCGCTGGCATCATTACTGAAGTCGGCGGTATGGACAGTCACGCTGCCGTATTAGGGCTGCGGTTGCGAATTCCAGTCATCGTCGGGGTTGAAAATGCAACTCGGATGATTCGGGATGGCACCCACCTCACGTTAGATATGAAAAAAGGGTTGGTCTACTCGGGCACCATGACGTCGCAAGCCCAAAGCTAA
- a CDS encoding DUF4346 domain-containing protein, translated as MNTIVSDQAAINNQLSQRFIALDPGGYFLIYLDRQAPAICADHYANDIDDKGLAVDPDTGEPLSCRGKVERKPDAKFRAKTAKELCIAIFEEPQTCLVTKLDHAAYLGREFIRAEIALAQDQEYIQD; from the coding sequence ATGAACACCATTGTTAGCGATCAAGCTGCCATTAATAACCAGTTATCTCAACGCTTTATTGCTTTAGATCCCGGTGGCTACTTTTTGATTTATCTCGATCGGCAAGCCCCAGCCATTTGTGCGGATCACTATGCCAATGACATTGATGACAAAGGCTTAGCCGTCGACCCAGATACGGGAGAACCCTTATCCTGTCGAGGCAAGGTGGAACGCAAGCCCGATGCCAAGTTCCGCGCTAAGACGGCCAAGGAACTCTGTATTGCAATTTTTGAAGAGCCGCAAACTTGCCTGGTAACCAAGCTCGATCACGCGGCCTATTTGGGCCGTGAGTTTATCCGGGCCGAAATTGCCCTAGCCCAGGACCAAGAATATATCCAAGACTAA